A single region of the Gadus morhua chromosome 5, gadMor3.0, whole genome shotgun sequence genome encodes:
- the LOC115543923 gene encoding G-protein coupled receptor family C group 6 member A, producing MWCFLLCCVLWFLGLLCTLPAATHQPLHEYSDGDVIIGGLFPIHSQPNRTFPSSRHVSCNEYHFQVFLAAQMMIFAIKRVNQRRALPNVTLGYDVYDTCGDVSLAMRMALNMSIDQLDPECGLLLGRKPSSAPNPRVKAVIGEAFSEVSIAVARILTLSSIAQISYASTSELLSKKAKFPTFLRTVNSDVLQTKAMAELVKTLNWETVGIVGSDDEYGKYGSDGLVDQFNVMDVCVDFKVILPAHLDLSDSSVQKQLTELMDTIGNSTAEAIILFTQVSIVKLVLEAAIQMNLNRTWIASDAWSNSSDIKELPGIEAIGPFFGIAFKRHIVEGFADYVSSMVEEKSSNPLWEYHKLNHPPCQSAPQEKLNCSLTASQCMETRCLVHYIFSDLSLNIYLAVEVIVNALSSLMKCDREKCQRNTSFTAYELLNEIKNVDLTLNDTHIVFDDNGDPMLGYDIVAWNSPSSGTIGEYLPGGKITLPPNLVAKMANATVTAFNCSKTCPAGQELMKNGCCQHCNVCSEGHFSPEIGTQKCRVCEEGKYSPLKRDRCLDKKPKFLEWRNPFIIILSIFNIIGIVATVMVGVILVVNRGTPIVKAVGGYLCFLELFSLLACFCLSFTFIVKPSPLSCITGMPLFGIAFTLCVSCILANLLQILVCFTFSQNMGGWLRKVNQPPAVVAILFGVQLVLCSIWLACFPPSLQREPHKKAFKLKCDPTSKALFGAALSYVGLLAVVSFLFAFKGKKLPDLYKNASFVTIGMLLVLVVWIIFIPVYLFGDGVYTEAIKAAAVLVSSHSMLCCHLVPKCYIMVFRKELNDEKAITDYIRNHFEQKGIDVLK from the exons ATGTGGTGctttctgttgtgttgtgtgttatggTTCCTGGGTCTGCTTTGCACCCTTCCAGCAGCGACTCACCAGCCCCTGCATGAGTACTCCGATGGGGACGTCATCATCGGAGGGCTTTTCCCGATTCACTCACAACCCAATCGCACCTTCCCGTCATCGAGGCACGTCTCGTGCAACGA GTATCATTTTCAAGTATTCCTAGCTGCTCAAATGATGATATTTGCGATCAAGAGGGTAAACCAGCGCAGAGCTCTGCCTAATGTGACACTTGGCTACGACGTGTACGATACCTGCGGGGATGTGTCCCTGGCCATGCGGATGGCCCTCAACATGTCCATCGACCAACTGGACCCCGAGTGCGGGTTGTTACTTGGAAGGAAGCCCAGTTCAGCTCCCAACCCTCGAGTCAAAGCAGTGATCGGCGAGGCTTTTTCCGAAGTGTCCATCGCTGTTGCACGAATATTAACCCTGTCATCGATCGCCCAG ATTAGTTATGCATCAACCAGTGAACTGCTCAGCAAGAAGGCCAAGTTCCCCACTTTTCTGCGGACAGTGAACAGCGATGTGCTGCAGACCAAAGCCATGGCAGAGCTTGTGAAGACGCTCAACTGGGAAACGGTCGGAATCGTGGGCAGCGACGACGAGTATGGCAAATACGGCAGCGACGGCCTGGTGGATCAATTCAATGTCATGGATGTGTGCGTTGACTTTAAGGTCATCCTGCCTGCCCACTTAGACCTCAGCGATAGCAGTGTCCAAAAGCAATTAACTGAGCTAATGGACACTATTGGAAACTCGACCGCCGAGGCTATCATTCTTTTCACCCAGGTGTCAATCGTGAAGCTTGTCCTGGAAGCCGCCATTCAGATGAACCTGAACAGAACTTGGATCGCTAGTGATGCATGGTCCAACTCCTCTGACATCAAAGAGCTCCCAGGCATCGAGGCAATCGGGCCCTTCTTTGGAATCGCCTTTAAAAGACATATTGTGGAAGGCTTTGCCGACTACGTATCTTCAATGGTCGAAGAAAAATCCTCAAACCCCTTATGGGAGTATCATAAATTGAACCATCCGCCCTGTCAAAGTGCCCCTCAAGAGAAGCTGAATTGTTCACTAACGGCGAGCCAATGTATGGAAACGAGATGTCTGGTGCATTACATTTTCTCGGATTTGTCCCTCAATATCTACTTGGCAGTCGAAGTAATAGTCAATGCTCTGAGTAGTCTAATGAAGTGTGACAGAGAAAAATGTCAACGAAATACCAGCTTTACGGCATACGAG CTATTGAATGAAATCAAGAATGTCGACCTCACCctgaatgacacacacatagtgtTTGATGATAATGGAGATCCCATGCTTGGATATGACATCGTCGCATGGAACTCGCCAAGTTCGGGAACTATTGGAGAGTATCTGCCAGGAGGAAAGATCACTCTCCCCCCGAATCTTGTTGCAAAGATGGCTAATGCAACG GTCACTGCTTTCAATTGCAGTAAGACCTGTCCAGCGGGACAGGAGCTGATGAAAAATGGATGCTGCCAGCACTGTAATGTGTGTAGTGAGGGACATTTTTCTCCTGAAATTG GTACGCAGAAATGTAGAGTGTGTGAAGAAGGTAAGTATTCACCCTTGAAACGTGACAGGTGTTTGGATAAAAAACCTAAATTCCTTGAATGGAGGAACCCCTTTATAATTATCCTGTCGATCTTCAACATAATCGGGATTGTTGCCACCGTTATGGTGGGTGTTATACTCGTGGTTAATCGAGGCACTCCCATTGTGAAAGCCGTTGGCGGCTACCTGTGTTTCTTGGAGCTTTTCTCCTTACTCGCCTGCTTCTGCCTGAGCTTTACCTTCATAGTGAAACCCTCTCCATTATCCTGCATCACAGGTATGCCGCTATTTGGGATAGCTTTCACTCTctgtgtttcctgcattctggcCAACCTCCTCCAGATCTTAGTGTGTTTCACCTTTTCCCAGAATATGGGGGGCTGGCTCAGAAAGGTCAATCAGCCACCGGCTGTAGTCGCAATTTTATTTGGGGTCCAGCTGGTCTTGTGCTCAATATGGCTAGCCTGTTTTCCACCGTCTCTTCAAAGAGAACCACATAAGAAAGCCTTCAAACTTAAGTGTGATCCTACATCCAAAGCTCTATTTGGTGCTGCTTTAAGCTATGTGGGTTTATTGGCCGTAGTCAGTTTCCTTTTTGCATTCAAAGGAAAAAAACTGCCAGATCTGTACAAAAACGCCAGCTTTGTCACCATCGGCATGTTGCTGGTTTTGGTGGTGTGGATCATCTTCATACCAGTGTACCTGTTCGGAGACGGGGTCTACACAGAGGCCATCAAGGCGGCGGCTGTCCTTGTGTCCAGCCACAGCATGCTCTGTTGCCACTTGGTCCCCAAGTGTTATATCATGGTGTTCAGGAAGGAGCTGAACGACGAGAAAGCCATCACTGATTACATCAGGAACCACTTCGAACAGAAAGGCATTGATGTTTTAAAGTAA
- the LOC115544531 gene encoding G-protein coupled receptor family C group 6 member A-like, translating into MWCFLLRCVLCFPGLLCTLPAATHQPLHEYSDGDVIIGGLFPIHLQPNQTFPSSRHVSCNEYHFQQFLAAQMMIFAIKRVNQRRALPDVTLGYDVYDTCGDVSLAMRMALNMSIDQLDPHCGLLPGRKPSSAPDPRVKAVIGEGSSEVSIAVARILTLSSIAQISYAATSELLSKKAKFPTFLRTVNSDVLQTKAMAELVKTFNWWTVGIVGSDDEYGKYGSDGLVDRFNAMDNVCVDFKFILPAHLDLSDSSAQKQLTELMDTIGNSTAEAIILFTRESNVKLVLEAAIQRNLNRTWIASDTWSNSSDIKELPGIEAIGPFFGIAFKSHIVEGFADYVSSMVEEKSSNPLWEYHKLNHPPCQSAPQEKLNCSLTASQCMETRCLVHYIFWDLSLNIYLAVEVIVNALSSLMKCDREKCQRNTSFTAYELLNEIKNVNLTVNDTNIVFDDNGDPMLGYDIVAWNSPSSGTIGEYLPGRKITLPPNLVAKMANVTFTAFNCSKACPVGQELKKNGMKCCKHCIVCSDGYVSSEIGTQNCTKCKEGEYSSWERDKCLVKGHEFLKWKNPFIITLSIFNIIGIVATVVVGVILVVNRGTPIVKAVGGYLCFLELFSLLACFCLSFTFIVKPSPLSCITGMPLFGIAFTLCVSCVLANLLQIFVCFTFSQNMGGWLRKVNQPPAVVAILFGVQLVLCSIWLAVFPPSLQREPHKKAFELKCDPTSKALFGAVLSYVALLAVVSFLFAFKGKKLPDLYKNASFVTIGMLLVLVVWIIFIPVYLFGDGVYTEAIKAAAVLVSSHSMLCCHLVPKCYIMVFRKELNDEKAITDYIRNHFEQKGINVLKS; encoded by the exons ATGTGGTGCTTTCTGTTGCGTTGTGTGTTATGTTTCCCGGGTCTGCTTTGCACCCTTCCAGCAGCGACTCACCAGCCCCTGCATGAGTACTCCGATGGGGACGTCATCATCGGTGGGCTTTTCCCGATTCACTTACAACCCAATCAAACCTTCCCGTCATCGAGGCACGTCTCGTGCAACGA GTATCATTTTCAACAATTCCTAGCTGCGCAAATGATGATATTTGCGATCAAGAGGGTAAACCAGCGCAGAGCTCTGCCTGATGTGACACTTGGCTACGACGTGTACGATACCTGCGGGGATGTGTCCCTGGCCATGCGGATGGCCCTCAACATGTCCATCGACCAACTGGACCCCCATTGCGGGTTGTTACCTGGAAGGAAGCCCAGTTCAGCGCCCGACCCTCGAGTCAAAGCAGTGATCGGCGAGGGTTCTTCCGAAGTGTCCATCGCTGTTGCACGAATATTAACCCTGTCATCGATCGCCCAG ATTAGTTATGCAGCAACCAGCGAACTGCTCAGCAAGAAGGCCAAGTTCCCCACTTTTCTTCGGACAGTGAACAGCGATGTGCTGCAGACCAAAGCCATGGCAGAGCTTGTGAAGACGTTCAACTGGTGGACGGTCGGAATCGTGGGCAGCGACGACGAGTATGGCAAATACGGCAGCGACGGCCTGGTGGATCGTTTCAATGCCATGGATAATGTGTGCGTTGACTTTAAGTTCATCCTGCCTGCCCACTTAGACCTCAGCGATAGCAGTGCCCAAAAGCAATTAACTGAGCTAATGGACACTATTGGAAACTCGACCGCCGAGGCTATCATTCTGTTCACCAGAGAGTCAAACGTGAAGCTTGTTCTGGAAGCCGCCATTCAGAGGAACCTGAACAGAACTTGGATCGCTAGTGATACGTGGTCCAACTCCTCTGACATCAAAGAGCTCCCAGGCATCGAGGCAATCGGGCCCTTCTTTGGAATCGCCTTTAAAAGTCACATTGTTGAAGGCTTTGCCGACTACGTATCTTCAATGGTCGAAGAAAAATCCTCAAACCCCTTATGGGAGTATCATAAATTGAACCATCCGCCCTGTCAAAGTGCCCCTCAAGAGAAGCTGAATTGTTCACTAACGGCGAGCCAATGTATGGAAACGAGATGTCTGGTGCATTACATTTTCTGGGATTTGTCCCTCAATATCTACTTGGCAGTCGAAGTAATAGTCAATGCTCTGAGTAGTCTAATGAAGTGTGACAGAGAAAAATGTCAACGAAATACCAGCTTTACGGCATACGAG CTATTGAACGAAATCAAGAATGTCAACCTCACCGTGAATGACACAAACATAGTGTTTGATGATAATGGAGATCCCATGCTTGGATATGACATCGTCGCATGGAACTCGCCCAGTTCGGGAACTATTGGAGAGTACCTGCCAGGAAGAAAGATCACTCTCCCCCCGAATCTTGTTGCAAAGATGGCTAATGTAACG TTCACTGCTTTCAACTGCAGTAAGGCCTGTCCAGTGGGACAGGAgctgaaaaaaaatggaatgaaatgcTGCAAGCACTGTATTGTGTGTAGTGACGGTTATGTTTCCTCTGAAATTG GTACGCAGAATTGTACAAAGTGTAAAGAAGGTGAGTATTCATCCTGGGAACGTGACAAGTGTTTGGTTAAAGGACATGAATTCCTTAAATGGAAGAACCCCTTTATAATTACCCTGTCGATCTTCAACATAATCGGGATTGTTGCCACCGTTGTGGTGGGTGTTATACTCGTGGTTAATCGAGGCACTCCCATTGTGAAAGCCGTTGGCGGCTACCTGTGTTTCTTGGAGCTTTTCTCCTTACTCGCCTGCTTCTGCCTGAGCTTTACCTTCATAGTGAAACCCTCTCCATTATCCTGCATCACAGGTATGCCGCTATTTGGGATAGCTTTCACTCTCTGTGTTTCCTGCGTTCTGGCCAACCTCCTCCAGATCTTCGTGTGTTTCACCTTTTCCCAGAATATGGGGGGCTGGCTCAGAAAGGTCAACCAGCCACCGGCTGTAGTCGCTATTTTATTTGGGGTCCAGCTGGTCTTGTGCTCAATATGGCTAGCCGTTTTTCCACCGTCTCTTCAAAGAGAACCACATAAGAAAGCCTTCGAACTTAAGTGTGATCCTACATCCAAAGCTCTATTTGGTGCTGTTTTAAGCTATGTGGCTTTATTGGCCGTAGTCAGTTTCCTTTTTGCATTCAAAGGAAAAAAACTGCCAGATCTGTACAAAAACGCCAGCTTTGTCACCATCGGCATGTTGCTGGTTTTGGTGGTGTGGATCATCTTCATACCAGTGTACCTGTTCGGAGACGGGGTCTACACAGAGGCCATCAAGGCGGCGGCTGTCCTTGTGTCCAGCCACAGCATGCTCTGTTGCCACTTGGTCCCCAAGTGTTATATCATGGTGTTCAGGAAGGAGCTGAACGACGAGAAAGCCATCACTGATTACATCAGGAACCACTTTGAACAGAAAGGCATTAATGTTTTAAAGTCATAA
- the odc1 gene encoding ornithine decarboxylase isoform X2, translating into MKTLCPAEFNLSLLEEGFTARDSVDQTIIESSTGDDRDAFYVCDLGDLVKKHLRWARALPRVTPFYAVKCNNSISVVRTLASLGCGFDCASKAEIQQIESLGVAPSRIIYANPCKQASQIKYASAHGVQKMTFDSEVELLKVARCHENAKLVLRIATDDSNSVCPLSVKFGATLKGCRGLLQRAKELSLDVIGVSFHVGSMCRDPATYTQAISDARCVFDMAEEFGYKMSLLDIGGGFPGSEDVKLKFEEITAIINPALDKYFPADGGVRIIAEPGRYYVASAYTLAVNIISKKVIVKEQSPSNEEDDETNEKTMMYYVNDGVYGSFNCILYDHAECLPILHTKPKPDEAMYTCSIWGPTCDGLDRIAEYCSLPDLQMGDWLLFENMGAYTVAASSNFNGFATPDIHYVMSRPAWKCMQQINTQGMPAPVDEAGPACVAASCGSESAVELPAKLHQNLLA; encoded by the exons ATGAAAACTCTCTGTCCGGCCGAGTTCAACCTGTCCTTATTGGAGGAAGGCTTTACCGCCCGAGACAGCGTTGACCAGACGATCATCGAGTCCTCCACCGGT GACGACCGTGATGCCTTCTACGTGTGTGACCTGGGTGACTTGGTGAAGAAGCACCTGCGCTGGGCACGGGCTCTTCCACGGGTCACTCCGTTCTACGCCGTCAAATGCAACAACAGCATTTCAGTGGTGCGAACCCTGGCCTCCCTGGGCTGCGGCTTTGACTGCGCCAGCAAG GCGGAGATTCAACAAATCGAGTCATTGGGTGTGGCGCCGAGCAGAATCATCTACGCCAACCCTTGCAAGCAGGCTTCCCAGATCAAGTATGCCTCTGCCCACGGCGTCCAGAAGATGACCTTTGATAGCGAAGTGGAACTCCTGAAGGTGGCACGCTGCCATGAAAACGCAAA GCTGGTGCTGCGTATCGCCACAGACGACTCCAACTCGGTGTGTCCCCTGAGTGTGAAGTTTGGGGCCACCCTCAAGGGCTGCCGGGGTCTGCTGCAGCGGGCCAAGGAGCTCAGCCTGGACGTCATAGGGGTCAGCTTCCACGTGGGCAGCATGTGCAGGGACCCCGCGACGTACACCCAGGCCATCTCCGACGCCCGCTGTGTGTTCGATATGGCC GAGGAGTTTGGCTACAAGATGAGCCTGCTGGACATTGGTGGAGGGTTCCCCGGCTCTGAGGATGTCAAACTCAAATTTGAAGAG ATCACAGCAATTATCAACCCAGCCCTGGATAAGTATTTCCCTGCTGATGGAGGAGTCCGGATCATCGCCGAGCCGGGTCGCTACTACGTTGCGTCTGCCTACACGCTGGCGGTCAACATCATAAGCAAGAAGGTCATCGTGAAGGAGCAGTCTCCCTCAAATG AAGAGGACGATGAGACCAACGAAAAGACAATGATGTACTATGTCAATGACGGAGTGTATGGTTCCTTCAACTGTATCCTCTACGACCATGCTGAATGCCTCCCAATTTTGCACACG AAGCCAAAGCCAGATGAGGCCATGTACACGTGCAGCATCTGGGGGCCGACCTGTGACGGCCTGGACCGCATTGCCGAGTACTGCAGCCTGCCTGACCTGCAGATGGGAGACTGGCTGCTGTTTGAGAACATGGGGGCCTACACAGTGGCCGCCTCCTCTAACTTCAACGGCTTTGCAACTCCAGACATCCACTATGTCATGTCCCGCCCTGCCTG gaagtGCATGCAGCAGATCAACACCCAGGGCATGCCCGCCCCTGTGGATGAGGCCGGCCCAGCCTGCGTCGCAGCCAGCTGTGGCAGCGAGAGCGCGGTGGAGCTGCCCGCTAAGCTCCACCAGAACCTCCTGGCCTAA
- the odc1 gene encoding ornithine decarboxylase isoform X1, whose protein sequence is MKTLCPAEFNLSLLEEGFTARDSVDQTIIESSTGDDRDAFYVCDLGDLVKKHLRWARALPRVTPFYAVKCNNSISVVRTLASLGCGFDCASKAEIQQIESLGVAPSRIIYANPCKQASQIKYASAHGVQKMTFDSEVELLKVARCHENAKLVLRIATDDSNSVCPLSVKFGATLKGCRGLLQRAKELSLDVIGVSFHVGSMCRDPATYTQAISDARCVFDMAEEFGYKMSLLDIGGGFPGSEDVKLKFEEITAIINPALDKYFPADGGVRIIAEPGRYYVASAYTLAVNIISKKVIVKEQSPSNEEEDDETNEKTMMYYVNDGVYGSFNCILYDHAECLPILHTKPKPDEAMYTCSIWGPTCDGLDRIAEYCSLPDLQMGDWLLFENMGAYTVAASSNFNGFATPDIHYVMSRPAWKCMQQINTQGMPAPVDEAGPACVAASCGSESAVELPAKLHQNLLA, encoded by the exons ATGAAAACTCTCTGTCCGGCCGAGTTCAACCTGTCCTTATTGGAGGAAGGCTTTACCGCCCGAGACAGCGTTGACCAGACGATCATCGAGTCCTCCACCGGT GACGACCGTGATGCCTTCTACGTGTGTGACCTGGGTGACTTGGTGAAGAAGCACCTGCGCTGGGCACGGGCTCTTCCACGGGTCACTCCGTTCTACGCCGTCAAATGCAACAACAGCATTTCAGTGGTGCGAACCCTGGCCTCCCTGGGCTGCGGCTTTGACTGCGCCAGCAAG GCGGAGATTCAACAAATCGAGTCATTGGGTGTGGCGCCGAGCAGAATCATCTACGCCAACCCTTGCAAGCAGGCTTCCCAGATCAAGTATGCCTCTGCCCACGGCGTCCAGAAGATGACCTTTGATAGCGAAGTGGAACTCCTGAAGGTGGCACGCTGCCATGAAAACGCAAA GCTGGTGCTGCGTATCGCCACAGACGACTCCAACTCGGTGTGTCCCCTGAGTGTGAAGTTTGGGGCCACCCTCAAGGGCTGCCGGGGTCTGCTGCAGCGGGCCAAGGAGCTCAGCCTGGACGTCATAGGGGTCAGCTTCCACGTGGGCAGCATGTGCAGGGACCCCGCGACGTACACCCAGGCCATCTCCGACGCCCGCTGTGTGTTCGATATGGCC GAGGAGTTTGGCTACAAGATGAGCCTGCTGGACATTGGTGGAGGGTTCCCCGGCTCTGAGGATGTCAAACTCAAATTTGAAGAG ATCACAGCAATTATCAACCCAGCCCTGGATAAGTATTTCCCTGCTGATGGAGGAGTCCGGATCATCGCCGAGCCGGGTCGCTACTACGTTGCGTCTGCCTACACGCTGGCGGTCAACATCATAAGCAAGAAGGTCATCGTGAAGGAGCAGTCTCCCTCAAATG AAGAAGAGGACGATGAGACCAACGAAAAGACAATGATGTACTATGTCAATGACGGAGTGTATGGTTCCTTCAACTGTATCCTCTACGACCATGCTGAATGCCTCCCAATTTTGCACACG AAGCCAAAGCCAGATGAGGCCATGTACACGTGCAGCATCTGGGGGCCGACCTGTGACGGCCTGGACCGCATTGCCGAGTACTGCAGCCTGCCTGACCTGCAGATGGGAGACTGGCTGCTGTTTGAGAACATGGGGGCCTACACAGTGGCCGCCTCCTCTAACTTCAACGGCTTTGCAACTCCAGACATCCACTATGTCATGTCCCGCCCTGCCTG gaagtGCATGCAGCAGATCAACACCCAGGGCATGCCCGCCCCTGTGGATGAGGCCGGCCCAGCCTGCGTCGCAGCCAGCTGTGGCAGCGAGAGCGCGGTGGAGCTGCCCGCTAAGCTCCACCAGAACCTCCTGGCCTAA
- the LOC115544383 gene encoding matrilin-3, translating to MNLLIGGLVCWIGMLATRTQGTYQRYGAYQSHRPADRFLNPGRPHVPPRVYQSFQNVKTIDPRFKEAFPNGQSFQTILPREYTVKGFQQSPRPFNQAPINQAPFSQAPNPSQINQSPINRAPVKQAPVKQAPINQSLINQAPIKLSPVVPVAIRTAPFNQASINQESVNQARRKEVSNHLSQNLPEQEAARSNCRNRPIDLVFIIDSSRSVRPVEFEKAKDFLQDMVDNLEIGQDSTRVGVVNYASTVQLDFMLKTYFDKTSVKQALARIEPLSSGTMTGLAIKTAMERAFTAESGARPASMNIAKVAIIVTDGRPQDKVQDVAAAARASGIEIYAVGVDRADMESLRLMASPPLDDHVFYVETYGVIEKLASKFRETLCGLDACSMGHNCQHTCVNSGNSFYCTCRVGYVLNMDKKTCSRSDPCSQGHSCQHICVNSGDSYTCKCREGYTLSTDRKTCSRSDVCAQGNNCQHICVNNGNSYTCQCRTGFVLNADQRTCSRADACAQGHNCQHICANNGASYVCQCRTGFMLNADKSTCSQISADFCPQGHNCQHICVNNVNSYTCQCRTGFMLNADQKTCSRADACAQGHICQHICANNGASYVCQCRTGFTLNADKSTCSRADVCSQGNTCQHICVNKGDSYTCQCRMGFVLNADQRTCSRADVCLQGHNCQQICVNNVNSYTCQCRTGFMLNTDQRTCSRGDLCALGNNCQHVCMNNGNSYVCQCRTGYVLNADQATCSQEMRGEITEDACMCEAQVAFQKKVQSTFQDLNKKLDQISTKLTQMEQKQNFS from the exons ATGAATCTATTAATCGGTGGACTTGTTTGTTGGATTGGCATGCTGGCGACCAGAACGCAGGGGACTTATCAACGTTATGGAGCTTATCAGAGTCACCGACCCGCGGACAGGTTTTTAAATCCCGGGCGACCACACGTACCGCCAAGAGTCTATCAGAGCTTTCAAAATGTTAAAACGATTGATCCCAGATTCAAAGAAGCCTTTCCAAATGGACAATCGTTCCAAACCATCCTTCCAAGAGAATATACGGTCAAAGGCTTTCAGCAGAGTCCTCGGCCATTTAACCAAGCGCCAATCAACCAAGCACCATTTAGCCAAGCGCCAAATCCATCGCAAATCAACCAATCGCCAATCAACCGAGCGCCAGTCAAACAAGCGCCAGTCAAACAAGCGCCCATCAACCAATCTCTAATCAACCAAGCACCAATCAAGCTATCGCCAGTCGTTCCTGTTGCAATCAGAACAGCGCCATTCAACCAAGCGTCAATCAATCAAGAGTCGGTTAATCAAGCTCGGCGAAAGGAAGTCAGCAACCATCTATCGCAGAATCTTCCAGAGCAAGAAG CGGCAAGGTCAAACTGCAGGAACCGGCCCATCGACCTGGTGTTCATCATAGACAGCTCTCGCAGTGTGCGGCCCGTCGAGTTCGAGAAGGCCAAGGACTTCCTCCAGGACATGGTGGACAACCTGGAGATCGGCCAGGACTCCACGCGGGTGGGCGTGGTCAACTACGCCAGCACGGTGCAGCTCGACTTCATGCTCAAGACGTACTTCGACAAGACCTCCGTGAAGCAGGCGCTGGCCCGCATCGAGCCCCTCTCGTCGGGTACCATGACGGGCCTGGCCATCAAGACCGCCATGGAGCGGGCCTTCACCGCCGAGTCGGGCGCTCGGCCCGCCTCCATGAACATTGCCAAGGTGGCCATCATCGTCACGGACGGCCGGCCCCAGGACAAGGTTCAGGACGTGGCCGCGGCGGCGCGGGCGTCCGGCATCGAGATCTACGCGGTGGGCGTGGACAGAGCCGACATGGAGTCCCTGCGGCTCATGGCCAGCCCCCCTCTGGACGACCACGTCTTCTATGTGGAGACCTATGGGGTCATTGAGAAGCTTGCATCTAAATTTAGGGAAACCTTGTGCG GTCTGGATGCATGTTCTATGGGACACAACTGCCAGCACACATGTGTCAACAGCGGCAACTCGTTCTACTGTACGTGCCGTGTGGGCTATGTCTTGAATATGGACAAGAAGACATGCTCAC GGTCCGATCCGTGCTCCCAAGGACACAGCTGCCAGCATATTTGTGTCAACAGTGGCGACTCGTATACCTGCAAGTGCCGAGAGGGTTACACCTTGAGCACAGACCGGAAAACGTGCTCAC GTAGTGATGTATGTGCTCAGGGAAACAACTGCCAGCACATCTGCGTCAACAACGGCAACTCGTACACTTGCCAGTGTCGAACGGGATTCGTGTTGAACGCAGACCAGAGAACTTGCTCAC GTGCTGATGCTTGTGCACAAGGCCACAACTGCCAGCACATTTGTGCCAACAACGGTGCCTCGTACGTCTGCCAGTGTCGGACGGGGTTCATGCTGAATGCCGACAAGAGCACCTGCTCAC AGATTTCAGCGGATTTCTGTCCCCAAGGACACAACTGCCAGCACATCTGCGTCAACAACGTGAACTCGTACACTTGCCAGTGCCGAACGGGATTCATGTTGAACGCAGACCAGAAAACTTGTTCAC GTGCTGATGCTTGTGCACAAGGACACATCTGCCAGCACATTTGTGCCAACAACGGTGCCTCGTACGTCTGCCAGTGTCGCACGGGGTTCACGCTGAACGCTGACAAGAGCACCTGCTCCC GCGCAGATGTGTGTTCTCAGGGCAACACCTGCCAGCACATCTGTGTTAACAAAGGTGACTCGTACACTTGCCAGTGTCGAATGGGATTCGTGTTGAACGCAGACCAGAGAACTTGCTCAC GTGCGGATGTCTGTCTCCAAGGACACAACTGCCAGCAAATCTGCGTCAACAACGTCAACTCGTACACTTGCCAGTGCCGAACGGGATTCATGTTGAACACAGACCAGAGAACTTGTTCAC GTGGTGATCTGTGTGCTCTGGGAAATAACTGTCAGCACGTCTGCATGAATAACGGTAACTCGTACGTCTGTCAGTGTCGCACTGGATACGTCTTGAACGCAGACCAGGCCACTTGTTCAC AGGAAATGCGTGGTGAAATAACTGAAGACGCTTGCATGTGTGAAGCTCAAGTGGCATTCCAGAAAAAAGTCCAGTCTACCTTCCAGGACCTGAACAAAAAAC TCGATCAGATTTCGACCAAGCTGACTCAGATGGAACAGAAACAGAATTTCTCCtga